The bacterium genome includes the window CTGCTGGATCGCGCCGCTCCAGCGCAAGGCGTCGCGTACCTTGGCACCGCGCAAGGTGTAGAGATTGTGCATGACGTGCGAAACGACTTCGGCGCCGCAAAACGCCTTGCGATCGGGCAGGTAGAACATGAGTTCGGACGGTGCTTCGGACTCCGGCGCGTACTGAAAGACGAACTCCAGTCCGTCGACTTCGATCGGCTGGGGAGTCCGGTCGACGATGATTGTGGGTGCCATGATTCCGATGCCGCCGCGGGCAGGTGCCTTGCCGAGCCCTGAATCGACGTGTCCACGCGGCGTCCGGGCCAACGGCATACCGAACATATAGGTGGCGCGACGCGACATCGGCACACCCGCGAGCACGTTCTCGCTGGTGGCTTCGTGCATGAATCCGTCGGGTGCGATGATCGCTACGCCTTCGGCGTCCTTGGGATCGGCGAATAGACCTGCGATGCCGCCGAAGTGGTCGATGTGGCTGTGGGTGATGATCACGGCCGAAACTCTGCGTTTCCCGAGGTGCTGGTTTGCGAGAGCCAACGCCGCGCTCGCTGTTTCGGATGCGGTCAGCGGGTCTACCACGATCCAGCCGGACTTGCCCTCGATCAGACTCATATTGGACAGGTCATAACCGCGCACCTGGTAGACGCCGTCCACCACTTCGAAGAGTCCGTGGATCAAATTGAGTTGCGCTTGCCGCCACAGGCTCGGGTGCACGCTGGCGGGAGCCTCGTCCTTCAGGAAATCGTACGCGGCGGTATCCCAGAGAGTGCGCTCGCTGGATCTGTAGACCCGTGCGTCCTTCTCGGCGGCGACCAGCCCGCGCCTAGCGTTTTCGAAATCCCGTTGATCCGAGATCGGCAATTGCTTGCCGATCTCGGCGTTTGCTCGCACGGTGTACTTGGTCGGGGCGCTATGCCCTTGGGCATCGGCATCGGGAGACCAGGGCGCGGCCGGCGGCTTCGGTTCCTCGGCGGTGCAGCCGCTGAGAATGAAGACTGCGCAGAGCAGGAAGCGGATGCACGGGTGGGTCATAGGAGTCTCCTGGATGGCGAATGGCCTGCCATTCTAGGAGATGCGGACTCCTGGGTGGGCGGGAGCGTCAAGCGTCCTGATTTTCGTGACTAAATGCAACATCCTGTCGTTCTCCTCGGGGCTTCCACGTGCGAGGTCCTGAACGCGTGGTAAAATCGCCGTGCAATCGCTGAGGAAGGCCGGGATGGCACAGGACGACACAGATAATCCCCCGGAGCCAGACGTCGCAAACCTCGAGGACTACCAGAGGGTCGGGGATCCGCAGGGCCAGGTTCTCCAGGGGAAACTGGCGAGGCTCGAGGATTGGGCCATCGAAATGCTCTATTCCTTCATCGAACGAGACGGCACCCAGAGACGTTTCTGGGTCAAGATCCTGCTGGTCATGTTCATCATGAACGCGGGCCCGGCGATTCTGATTGCACTTTTCTTTTTCGGTCGGGATCTCGGCTATTTCGAGTGATCGGGTTCTCCTGACTCCGCCACTTTCGAGCTGAAACCCCTGTCAGGATTGGACTTCGCTCATGAGCGAGGTCATAGTCCGACACGCATGGAGACGGGAACTGACAGGTCCAGAGGGGGACTCGAGCGTATGGATATCCGACGGGAACTCGACGAGGCCAGCGAGCGGACCGGGCACAGTCTGCATGTGCCCATCATGGGAACCGGATTCACGATCGACTCGCCGCTTCGCGTTGCGCGTTATGGCATCTCATCGGTCATCTCACTGGTCGACGACGGACTCATCGAGAAGATGCGCCGCTATCACAGCGAGCAAAGTGGTGAGTTCTACCAGGAGATCGGTCACAAGGATCAGGATCGGCGCGCCCGTCGGATCACAGCCTATCTCGATCTTCTGGACTTATTGATCCAACGCCAGGTCGAGGCGCTGCAGGCCAGTGCATTCGAGCCTGGCAGCGAGATCACGCGCTATTACGAGCTTCTTCCGGAGGGACCGCTCAAGAAGGCGTACCGCGGAACGCTCGAGCTGGCCGACGGTCCCGAGAAGCACGAGTTGCAGGACGAGCTGCGCCGCAGGGTCGTACCCGGAACGATCGACGTCAACATCATGACGAAGGTCGATCGCAGCGTGGCCCCCGATGGGACTGAATACGGCCCGGACTCGAGTGACGCGCTGGCCGCTGCACGAGGCTATGCCAACAGCGGGGTGAGTTCTTCGCTCGTGCTGTCGGCGGGAATGAATCCGCGCCTTTTCAGTTATCTCGCGAGCCATGAGGGTTTTGCGCCAAACGAAGAAGGCGAACTCGAAAAGCAGATCGTGATCAAGGTCAGCGACTATCGCTCGGCCCTGGTGCAGGGCAAGGTGCTGGCCAAGAAGGGCATCTGGGTTTCCGAGTTCCGTATCGAATCCGGTCTGAACTGCGGTGGACACGCGTTTCCGACGAAGGGGGTTCTGCTCGGGCCGATTCTGGAGGAATTCAAGGCCCAGCGCGGGGCGTTGCAGGAAACACTGCACAAGCTCTATTGCGCCGCGCTCGAAGCCGCTGGGCGAGAGATTCCCGCAGCGCCGCGCGAGGTGCGCGTTACGGTGCAGGGAGGCATCGGTACGGCCGCGGAGCACGCGTTGATGCTGGATCACTTTGGCGCGAACTCGGTCGGCTGGGGATCGCCTTTCCTTTTGGTCCCCGAGGTCACCAACCTCGACGATGAACATCTGGAACTACTGTGCAACGCCAGCGATAGCGATGTCTTCCTGTCCGAGGCGTCTCCGCTTTCGATCCGGTTCTGGAACCTGCGTACTTCGGCGAGCGAGCGGGCGCGGCGCGAGCGCATCGCGGCCGGACGACCGGGTAGTGCCTGCCCGAACGGCTACGTCGCCACGACCACGGAGTTCCGCGACGTGCCGGAGTGTCTGTCTTCGCGCGCTTTTCAGAAGCCGAAGCTACTGGCGCTGGAGAAGCAGGACCTGAGCGATGCTGCTCGAGAACGCGAGATCGAGAAGTTGCTGGCCAAGTCGTGTATCTGTTGTGATCTGGCCGGTGCCGCGACGAGCAAGCTCGGAATTGATTCCGATGCCAAGACGGCGATCTGCCCGGGTCCGAGTATTCGCGACTATTCTCGCGTGGCCACGTTGGAGGAAATGCTCCGGCACATCTACGGCGAAGCCTCGCTCAGTACCAGCCCCGACCGGCAGCACGTCTTCAACTGCGAGCTCGGTCTCTACCGGGACTATCTGCGCGAAGAGTGCGAGCGGGCGGGGCAGGGCGTGTCTGAACTCAAGCCGAAGTACCTGCAGGAGTTTCACGCAAATCTACTCGAGGGCATTCGCTACTACCGGGATTTTTCCGACACGCTTCCCTCGAATGAGCGCACCGCCTTCCGCACTGACCTGGACGAACTCACGGCCGACGTCGAAGCGATCGCATTACCCGCCTAGCCTGTATTTGCTGCGACGGTGTCGCGTCGCTACATGTCCTGGTGAGAAACGCGCGCTAGGCTGCGGCCTGTCGAGCTCCCACGAGGGACTTTACGGCCGCGGCGATGCCGTCCACGCTGAGCGGGTACATCGGGAAGACATCTTCGACGACGCGGCAGGTGCGACTGCTCTGCCAGGTCGATCGGGGGTCCGGGTTCAGCCAGACCTTGCGCAGGAAGTGATTGTCGATGCGCCGCAGCCAGTCGATTCCCGGGGTATCCGACTCCAGTCGCGGGTTGATATTGCCCCGTCTCGAAAGCAGCTCCGAGGGGTGCATGGCCGCGTCACCGACGATGACGACCTTCCAGCGCTCGTCGTAACGTCGGAAGAGATCGCCGGTCGGGATCGAATCCCGGAGCAGGAGACTCGCATTCGTGCACACCTGTTCGTAGATGCAGTTGTGAAAATAGTAGGAACGAAACTCGCGCAGTCCGCGCTCTTCGTATAGCGCGGTCAGCAGGCGACTCATCGGTTCGTAGTAGGGATCCATGGTTCCCCCTACATCCATGAGCAGCAATAGGCGCACATTGTTCCTGCGCTCCGGGCGGAAGACCAGTTCGATCTCGCCCGCGTTCTTGCAGGTCTCTTCGATGGATTCGTCGAGATCGAGTTCGTCCTCGGGGCCGACTCGGGTCAATTGACGCAGGCGTTTCAGTGCCAGCTTCGTGCTGCGCAGGTCGAGGGTCGAGTCGGTGCGATAGTCCTGGAACTTGCGGTCTTCCGCGATCTTCATCGCGGAGCGATTGCGACTCTCACCGCCCACGCGAATCCCAGTGGGATGTTCTCCGCCGTGCCCGTAGGGTGAACGGCCGCCCGTCCCGACCCACTTGCCACCGCCATCGTGGCGCTCGTCCTGCTCCGCCAGGGTCTCCAGGAAGCGCCGCATCAATTCATCGCTCGTCAGGTGCTCGAGCATCTCGCGCTGCTCATCGGTGAGTTCTTTGAAGTTCTTCGGATCCCGCAGCCATTCCAGGACTTCGTCTTCGATTGAAAGCTCGCCTTCGACTCCCTTGTAGACCCGCGCGAAGACGCGGTCGAAGGCGTCGTAGTAGGTCTCGCTCTTGATCAGGCAGGCGCGCGCCAGATTGTAGAAGCGCAGCAGATCGGAGCCGTGTAGCCCCTGGGCGATCGCGTCCATGAGCATTTTCCATTCCTGCAGACCGACCGGGACACCTTCGTCCCGCAGTCCGTAGAAGAGATCAAGGAACATGCTCTGCCTCCGTGGTTTCGGGCTTCTCTGCCCGATCGCTCAGTCCTACTCGTTGCACAGTCTACTGGTTGTACTTGGGGCCTAGTTCACTCCAGTCTTTGGGCAACACGCCGCCGCGGGAGTTGAACTCCGTCAGAGCCTCGGTGTCCTGCTCGTTCTTGAGCAAGGATCCCAGGAAGGGGATCTGCTGCCGGACCTGCTCGACCGAGATTCCAGAGCGCAGCAAAGCCGAGATCCAGTCGATCAGTTCAGAGGTCGAGGGTCTCTTGCGCAGATCGGAGATCTCGCGAAGCCAGTAGAACTTGATCAGGACCTGATCGAGCAGGGTGACGTCGAGATTCGGATGGTGGACATCGATGATCTTCTTCATGAGATCTCTCTCGGGGAAATCGATGAAGTGAAACACGCAGCGTCTCAGGAAGGCATCCGGCAGCTCTTTTTCGTTATTCGACGTGATGATCACGACAGGGCGCTGGCTGGCCTTGATCTCGTCTCCGGTCTCCATGACGGTGAAGCGCATCTCATCGAGTTCCAGCAGGATGTCATTGGGGAACTCGAGGTCGGCCTTGTCGATCTCATCGATCAAAAGGACATGGCGGTCTTCCGATTTGAAAACTCGTCCGAGCGGTCCCAGCTTGATGTAGGAACGGATGTCCGAAACCGTGCCGTCTCCGAAGCGGGCATCGTTGAGGCGCTGTACCGTGTCGTAGACGTAGAGTCCGTCCGAGGTCTTCGAGGTGGACTTGATATGCCAGGATTCCATCGGTAGACCGAGTCCCTCGGAGACGTGTCTCGCCAGAAGGGTCTTGCCCGTGCCCGGTTCGCCTTTGATTAGCAACGGACGCTCGAGCGCGATCGCGCAGTTCACGGCCTCTACGAGCGGTCCTGAGACCACATATCCCTCGGTGCCTGTGAACTTATTGAAGTCAGATTCTTCGGGCATCTCTATTCGGCTCCTGGTCAGTGATCTCGCGGGCGACTTCGCGCGCGAGATCGAAGAGTATTCCGACACGCTTTCGCGTCGGGGAAGTGGATCTCCAGTAGATCCGCTTCGGTCGACCTGCTCTACGGGCCCCCTGCCAACTCGACGAAAATCCTGCCGTCGCTGACCGTTACGGGGTAGGTCGGTAGTTTATCGTTTCCGATGCTGGCCAGCAGCCAGGCCGATTCCGCGCGACTGCCGTCGCTAGCACGGTAGCACGCATCGTGTCTCATAAAATCTCCCTCTTTCGCAGGACTCTAGCAGGCTGCGACGAGTCTGACCTGAATCCGGAGTTCGAGCTGGCCCGCCGCCCGTCTTCCGGGCCCGAAGGCGCCCGGCGCCAAGCCTGAAATCTCCCGGCGATCGGCGCAAGATGGCAGGATGACGGAGGCCGCGCGCAGAAACGATGGCGATCCCGAATCCCCGCGGGCGGGTCGGCTCGAACTCGCGAGCGGCCAGATCGCACTCTACGGCGCGGTCAACCTACCGACCTCCGTGGTCGGGTTGCCGATTGCGCTCTACATCCCGGCCTTCTATTCGGAGAATCTGGGTCTCTCGCTCGCCGCCGTAGGTGGGCTCATCGCGTTGTCTCGCCTGACGGATGTGTTGACCGATCCCTTGATCGGAACGCTTTCCGACAACTGGAACACGCGCTTCGGAAGGCGCAAGCCGTGGATGCTCTGCGGAACTCCGCTCAAGCTCCTGGCGTTGTGGATGCTCTTCGTACCCGACAGTCGCTTTGCGCACGCAATCTGGAGTGGTCTGGGCGGCGACCCCTCGGGTGGCATCAGCAATATCTATTTCTTCGTCTGGATCAGCGCGCTCTATCTGGGTTTCACACTCGTCGATCTGCCCTATCGGGCCTGGGGTGCGGAACTGTCCAGCGATTACGACGGTCGTTCGCGCGTGACCGGCTGGCGCGAGGCGTTCGGTTACTGCGGCACGCTGATGTCGTTGATCATTCCGCTCTTGCTGGCGTTCGCCTTCGAGCGACCCGGGGCGTCGAATGCGCTGTTTGGTGTGGCGGTCGCGGTCGTGATTCTGATGCCGATCCTGACCGCGCCCGCGCTGATGTTCGTGAAGGAGCCAGACTCCGAGCCCGTTCGCTCCGAACGCGTGGGCACGATCGAGGGGCTTCGCATCGTGTGGCGCAACGAACCGTTTCGTCGTCTGGTGATCTGCCTGCTCTTCTTCGTGGCTGCGATCAGCATGACGGCTTCGCTGTCGTTCTTCTTCGTGCGCCGGGTGATGCTGGAGCCGTTCGATCGCTACGCCTTCTTCATTCTGGCCTACTATCTTTCGAGCACGCTCGCCATACCAATCTGGCTGCGCATCTCTGCACGACTGGGTAAGCACCGCACGGTGGTGCTTGGGATCGGCTGGCTCTCGCTGTGGAGCGCTTTCATTCCGCTGCTCGGTCCGGGCGACTTCTGGATCTTCTTCGTCCTCATGCTGCTCAAGGGCTCGTCGATCGGCGCCCTGGCTTTCCTGCCCACGTCGATGGCGGCCGATATCGTGGATCTCGACACCCTGCAAACCGGCGAGCAGCGCACGGGTCTGTACTTCTCGATCTGGGGCATGTTCAACAAGGCGGCCGTCGCCCTCGGCGTGCTCATCGCCACCAATGGTGTGGCCTGGTTCGGGTTCGACCCGTCGAGTGAGACCAACGACGCGACCGCGCGAATGGCCGTTGCCTACCTGTACAGTGTGGTACCGGCCGGACTGGCCTGCATCGCCCTGCCGCTTCTCTGGCGCTACCCGTTGACGCGCGAGGTCCAGGCCGAAACTCGCGCGCGGATCGAAAGGGAGCAAAACGCATCATGAGTCTGTTTCGTCGAGTGCTCGTCTCAGTGCTTTCAGTCCTGCTTCTCGCCGTGCTCTGGTTCGCCTATACCGCGATCGCACCCTATGACCTGCCGGAATCGCGCCTCCTGCAAACAGGAAGACCCTTCCAGGTCGAGGTGCCCACCCGCCAGAACGATGGCCGCAGGGTCATCGTATTCGTGTTCGACGGTCTGTCTCCCGCCACCGTCGCGGCGGCGGATACTCCCCACCTCGACAGGATGGCGAGGGAAGGTGCGCACACACACGAGATGATGCCGGTGTTTCCCAGCCTTTCGCTGCCCAATCACTTCACGCTTTCCACGGGCTGTTATCCGGCTCGTCACGGGATCGTTTCCAATCACTTCCACGATCCGGAACGCGGCTTCTACGGTGTCAAAGGCGATGCGGATTGGATCCTCGAGTGCGAACCCCTGCACGTGGTGGCCGAACGGCAGGGGATTCGTTCCGCAGTGTTTGGCTGGGTTGGCAATACATCCTCCAGTCGCGGTCAACTCGCGAGTATTGCCGAACCGTTCCGCGTGCCCGTGCCAAGTCCGGAGCAGCAAGCGGATGCGATCATCGCGCAACTCGATGCGGATCTCTCGCCGGGTCTCATCGCCGCTTATGTCACGGAACCCGATTCAACGGCCCACTCCGACGGACCGACGGGGCAGGCCACGCTCGAAATGGCACATCAGGTGGATGCACAGATCGGGCGCGTGCTCGCGGCCATCGAGGAGCGCGGTCTGAGTCAACGGGTCAGCCTGATCGTGACGACGGATCACGGCATGGTCGACGTCAAAGGCATGCTCAATGTGGACGGCATCGTGCGCGAGGCGGGCGTCAAGGCGCGCGTGGTCGGCGAGGGTGTCATGGGACATCTCTATCTCGACGATCCAGAAGAACGGGAATCGGCCCGGCAGGCGCTTGCAGGTGGCGAGCACTACACGGTCCTGGACCCGACGAATCCGCCCAGCTATGCGCGGATTGGCCACCACTCTCGTCTGGGTGATCTGGTGATCGTACCCGACGAAGGTTACTGGCTGGCTGATCTGGCTCACTTTCCCTGGTTCTTGCGTTGGGCGAGCTATGTGAGTGGTGAGCTGATTGAAAGCGAACGCTTCAAGGGCATGCACGGTTACGATCCCGAAAAGGTTCCCGGTGTTCGATCTGTTTTCTACGCCTGGGGAGCTCAAGTGCCCCCGGGTATCGAGTTGCAGGAGATGCGCAGTATCGACGTGCATCCAACCGTGACCTTCCTGCTCGGAATCCAGCCCGGTTCGCCGATCGACGGTCGCGCGCACAGCGAAATCGCAAGAGGGCTCTGATCCCGCTGCTGGCTGGCGAGCTGTTAGACTGACAGATCGAACAAGTCGCCGAGGTGTATCGATGAGTGTCAAAGACCGGAAGATTGCTTTCATCACAGGTGCCGCGAGTGGGATCGGGCGGGCCACGGCCGAATGCTTCGCTGCGCAAGGTTGGTGGATTGGTGCCGCGGATCTGAACACTGAAGGCCTCGAAAAGCTGCGCGAAGTGCTCGGCAAGGACAATTGCCGAACCTGGAAGCTGGACGTAACCGACAAGTCGGCCTACGACGCAGTCGTCGCCGAGCTCGCCGACGAGACGGGTGGCCAACTCGATCTGCTCTACAACAACGCCGGGATCGGTGCTGGCGGATTCTTCGAGGATGTTCCGATCGAGGTGAGCCTGAAGATCGTCGATGTCAATCTCATCGGCGTCATCAACGGGATCTACGCCGCGTTGCCGCTGCTCAAGGCCACGCCCAACAGCTTGTGCTTCAGCACCTCATCGTCGGCGGCCACCTATGGTGCACCCCATCTCGCCGTCTACGCGGCGACCAAGTTCGCGGTGAAGGGCTTGACCGAGGCGCTGGCCGTCGAGCTTTCGCGTTGTGGCGTTCGGGTTGCAGACGTGCTGCCCGGGCTCATCGACACACCGATCCTCAGCGAATCTCCGCTCTACATCGATGGCAAGAAGCAGCCCACGGAAGGTCGCATGGTAGGCGCCGACGCACCCAAGGAAGGTCCGTTCCGCCTGGTTTCACCCGACATGGTTGCCGAGGCCGTGTGGCGCTGCTACGAGGGCGATCCGCGCATGCACTGGTACGTGCCCGACGGAATCGAAGACATCGACAAGGCGAAGGCCGCTTCTCCCGAAGGCATGCGCGACACGCGCATCGCGATGCAGAAGGCGGGCGCCGCTGCTCGCCAAGGCAAGTCGGAAGAGTGATCCCTTGAGTCAGGTGAAATCGCTGAGACTTGACCACATCGTCTACGCGGTTCCCGACCTCCCGGCCGCGGTCGACGACCTGGAGAAGCGACTCGGTGTGCGGCCCAGTGCGGGTGGCAAACACGAAGGTCTCGGGACGCATAACGCTCTGCTCGCGCTTTCCGAAGATGCCTACCTC containing:
- a CDS encoding MBL fold metallo-hydrolase, coding for MTHPCIRFLLCAVFILSGCTAEEPKPPAAPWSPDADAQGHSAPTKYTVRANAEIGKQLPISDQRDFENARRGLVAAEKDARVYRSSERTLWDTAAYDFLKDEAPASVHPSLWRQAQLNLIHGLFEVVDGVYQVRGYDLSNMSLIEGKSGWIVVDPLTASETASAALALANQHLGKRRVSAVIITHSHIDHFGGIAGLFADPKDAEGVAIIAPDGFMHEATSENVLAGVPMSRRATYMFGMPLARTPRGHVDSGLGKAPARGGIGIMAPTIIVDRTPQPIEVDGLEFVFQYAPESEAPSELMFYLPDRKAFCGAEVVSHVMHNLYTLRGAKVRDALRWSGAIQQSIDLFGDVEVVFASHHWPTWGNSQVLDYLKKQRDTYKYIHDQTVRLASSGATPREIAEELELPDSLALSFANRGYYGTVRHNSKAVYQGYFGWYDGNPVNLDPLPPADAGVRYVESMGGAAEVRRKAKEAFDRGEYRWVAMMLNHLVFAEPNDVEARELLAQSYDQLGYRAESGPWRDVYLTGAHELRHGVTDGGVDLAGAIDLLQQVPLERFFESMAARLDGPRAADNATKLNFIFSDLGETHVLWLENSVLHHQKRAADPDADATVKLTHDFFLRLVLRTIGLREAIFSDDLDIDGSRIALLSFFRLLDQPNPSFNIVTP
- a CDS encoding VWA domain-containing protein, giving the protein MFLDLFYGLRDEGVPVGLQEWKMLMDAIAQGLHGSDLLRFYNLARACLIKSETYYDAFDRVFARVYKGVEGELSIEDEVLEWLRDPKNFKELTDEQREMLEHLTSDELMRRFLETLAEQDERHDGGGKWVGTGGRSPYGHGGEHPTGIRVGGESRNRSAMKIAEDRKFQDYRTDSTLDLRSTKLALKRLRQLTRVGPEDELDLDESIEETCKNAGEIELVFRPERRNNVRLLLLMDVGGTMDPYYEPMSRLLTALYEERGLREFRSYYFHNCIYEQVCTNASLLLRDSIPTGDLFRRYDERWKVVIVGDAAMHPSELLSRRGNINPRLESDTPGIDWLRRIDNHFLRKVWLNPDPRSTWQSSRTCRVVEDVFPMYPLSVDGIAAAVKSLVGARQAAA
- a CDS encoding MoxR family ATPase; the protein is MPEESDFNKFTGTEGYVVSGPLVEAVNCAIALERPLLIKGEPGTGKTLLARHVSEGLGLPMESWHIKSTSKTSDGLYVYDTVQRLNDARFGDGTVSDIRSYIKLGPLGRVFKSEDRHVLLIDEIDKADLEFPNDILLELDEMRFTVMETGDEIKASQRPVVIITSNNEKELPDAFLRRCVFHFIDFPERDLMKKIIDVHHPNLDVTLLDQVLIKFYWLREISDLRKRPSTSELIDWISALLRSGISVEQVRQQIPFLGSLLKNEQDTEALTEFNSRGGVLPKDWSELGPKYNQ
- a CDS encoding MFS transporter, which gives rise to MTEAARRNDGDPESPRAGRLELASGQIALYGAVNLPTSVVGLPIALYIPAFYSENLGLSLAAVGGLIALSRLTDVLTDPLIGTLSDNWNTRFGRRKPWMLCGTPLKLLALWMLFVPDSRFAHAIWSGLGGDPSGGISNIYFFVWISALYLGFTLVDLPYRAWGAELSSDYDGRSRVTGWREAFGYCGTLMSLIIPLLLAFAFERPGASNALFGVAVAVVILMPILTAPALMFVKEPDSEPVRSERVGTIEGLRIVWRNEPFRRLVICLLFFVAAISMTASLSFFFVRRVMLEPFDRYAFFILAYYLSSTLAIPIWLRISARLGKHRTVVLGIGWLSLWSAFIPLLGPGDFWIFFVLMLLKGSSIGALAFLPTSMAADIVDLDTLQTGEQRTGLYFSIWGMFNKAAVALGVLIATNGVAWFGFDPSSETNDATARMAVAYLYSVVPAGLACIALPLLWRYPLTREVQAETRARIEREQNAS
- a CDS encoding alkaline phosphatase family protein, translated to MSLFRRVLVSVLSVLLLAVLWFAYTAIAPYDLPESRLLQTGRPFQVEVPTRQNDGRRVIVFVFDGLSPATVAAADTPHLDRMAREGAHTHEMMPVFPSLSLPNHFTLSTGCYPARHGIVSNHFHDPERGFYGVKGDADWILECEPLHVVAERQGIRSAVFGWVGNTSSSRGQLASIAEPFRVPVPSPEQQADAIIAQLDADLSPGLIAAYVTEPDSTAHSDGPTGQATLEMAHQVDAQIGRVLAAIEERGLSQRVSLIVTTDHGMVDVKGMLNVDGIVREAGVKARVVGEGVMGHLYLDDPEERESARQALAGGEHYTVLDPTNPPSYARIGHHSRLGDLVIVPDEGYWLADLAHFPWFLRWASYVSGELIESERFKGMHGYDPEKVPGVRSVFYAWGAQVPPGIELQEMRSIDVHPTVTFLLGIQPGSPIDGRAHSEIARGL
- a CDS encoding SDR family oxidoreductase; protein product: MSVKDRKIAFITGAASGIGRATAECFAAQGWWIGAADLNTEGLEKLREVLGKDNCRTWKLDVTDKSAYDAVVAELADETGGQLDLLYNNAGIGAGGFFEDVPIEVSLKIVDVNLIGVINGIYAALPLLKATPNSLCFSTSSSAATYGAPHLAVYAATKFAVKGLTEALAVELSRCGVRVADVLPGLIDTPILSESPLYIDGKKQPTEGRMVGADAPKEGPFRLVSPDMVAEAVWRCYEGDPRMHWYVPDGIEDIDKAKAASPEGMRDTRIAMQKAGAAARQGKSEE